CGCAACTCTGCAGCAAGTGCCCAATAAATGGCTTAGCCCATTAAGGAGTTCTCATATGGCTTTAAAATTTAGACTTCAACGCTTTGGCTGCAAAGGTCGTCCTTTTTACCACGTTGTTGTTACAGACTCTCGTAATGCGCGCAACGGCCGTTTTATTGAGCGCGTAGGTCACTATAATCCAATGACTGAGCTTTCTGTAGTAGAATTCAAAACTGACAGAATGGCTCACTGGTACGGAGTAGGCTGCCGCCCAACAGATACCGTAGCAACTCTTCTTAAAATTAAGAAAGTTGACTTAAGCGCTCTTGCAAAGAGCCAAGGATAATTTCTTTTCTTTTTTATTGTCTATTTAAGTATCCATAGCTCTTAAATAGGTTTCTTTAAGTGTTAAATTGGTTCATGCAAGTATATGCAGTAACACTTATTTTATTTTAGCAGCATATACTTATCTTATTATGGAGCTTTTCAATGGCTAATCATGTTTCTTCTGAAAAACGCGCACGTCAAACTGAAGTACGTCGCCTACGCAACCGTGCTAATATGAGCACAATGAAAACATCAGTAAAAAAAGTACTTGATGCTGTTCAAAAGAAAGACTTTTCTCAAATTGACGCTCTTTTAAGAGACGCTCAATCTGCAATTGCAAAAACACGCCAAAAAGGCACAATCCACAAAAACAATATGGCACGCCGTATTAGTAGATTGAATGCTTTTGTAAATAAAGCACGTAAAGCTTAGTAATTATTTTACTTGTTTTGTTAAAAAAATCCCCTCTTTGTGAAAAATTTTTCAAAGAGGGGATTTTTAATTTTGATAACTGCAAATGAACTTAATATAAAGTAACAAAATAAACAATAATTATTTAGAAATAACTCCTGTTTTTGTTTTTAAAATATTTGGCAAATCGGATTGTTTTAAGTTTTTATTTATGGCGCCAACCGCTAATTCAATACTTGTAATTGCTTGAAGCACAGAAAATTGATCTACCGTTGCAAACAACTCTCTAGAATCTAAATAACGTCGAACACTTGGAATATTATCATAACCAACTACTTCTACTTTTCCTTTTAAATTAAGCTTTTCTATTGCCTTAATGGCACCAATTGCCATATTATCATTACCGCATAATAGTGCTTTTAAAGTAGGATATTTTTTTAAAAGATCATTTGCAGCAATAAAAGCTTTATCCTCTTCCCATTCACCAGAAACCACAGCTTCAACTTTTACGTTTGCATCTTTCATTGCAGCACGAAATCCATCACTACGTGATTTTGCATTTACAGACGAAGCGAGTCCTTCAATAATAGCTACAGAATCACCAGACTTTAACTTTTTATGCGCTAATTCCGTTGCAACTTCTTTTGCGCCATTAAAGTTACTTGGGCCAACAAAAGGAATGCTTATATTTTTATTAATTAATGCTCT
The genomic region above belongs to Silvanigrella paludirubra and contains:
- the rpsP gene encoding 30S ribosomal protein S16, whose product is MPNKWLSPLRSSHMALKFRLQRFGCKGRPFYHVVVTDSRNARNGRFIERVGHYNPMTELSVVEFKTDRMAHWYGVGCRPTDTVATLLKIKKVDLSALAKSQG
- the rpsT gene encoding 30S ribosomal protein S20, with translation MANHVSSEKRARQTEVRRLRNRANMSTMKTSVKKVLDAVQKKDFSQIDALLRDAQSAIAKTRQKGTIHKNNMARRISRLNAFVNKARKA
- a CDS encoding substrate-binding domain-containing protein, producing MWINIKTKLKLIFVITLFIFSLNCFAKSKPKVAIIVKSIKNEFFKEMGKGVEEYQNSHSDDMEIIFKGIQNETDSDSQIQFVEDFIKQKVDAILIAPVDSFKIIPSLIKAMNQNIIVINIDNKIDDRALINKNISIPFVGPSNFNGAKEVATELAHKKLKSGDSVAIIEGLASSVNAKSRSDGFRAAMKDANVKVEAVVSGEWEEDKAFIAANDLLKKYPTLKALLCGNDNMAIGAIKAIEKLNLKGKVEVVGYDNIPSVRRYLDSRELFATVDQFSVLQAITSIELAVGAINKNLKQSDLPNILKTKTGVISK